The genomic stretch GtctctgaaatgtgttttttttttttttcacaggacTGTGTGCTTTGTCAATTAGTAATGACAATTGCTATTTAGCATACCCTGGGAGTGCAACAATAGGAGAGATCCAAGTTTTCGACACAATCAATCTGGTACGTACTATCATTCATGGAAGAACTTTgcattctttaaaaatatatgtatgaatgtatacATTAATCCTCATGGcttcaagctaattgtctactaCTCTCTAGCGTGCTGCAAACATGATTCCAGCCCATGATAGCCCCTTAGCAGCTCTGGCATTTGATGCAAGTGGCACAAAACTTGCAACAGCCTCTGAGAAGGTATACCCTGAGAGTTCATTCTGTGGTTATGGCCAAGCCTTCCCCTTTGGTAAAGGATAAGAATTTAAAAATGGTTATTTTCTCACTGGGTGCTATGTCTCTTAGGGGACTGTGATTCGAGTGTTCACCATTCCAGAAGGACAGAAGCTCTTTGAGTTCAGGAGGGGAGTGAAGAGGTAAGTAATAACCAACTGCACAATACATGTCTTGCTATCTATTGCAAGACATGTACCTCTATATACGTTGATCAGTCATCTATGTTTGCTGAACTGTCACAGGAGTTCTCTCAATCTAGCGGAATGTCAGCATCCCCTATTTTGGGAGTTCAAAACAGAGTGATTTGAGTACagctattcattttaatttcaaaccTGGATAGTGCTTTTTACTGAAGGCTGTCATGAAGCCAGAAGGGTAAACACCAAATAGCAatatcttttaaaatattttgaaaaatatctATGTATTTCATTGGATCCAGGAAATTCCCATACAGTCATTGTCTATTAAATGTTCCCCAAAATAAAagcagtgtgctgtatgtgttgttgCTCCACAGGTGTGTCAGCATCTGTTCCCTTGCATTCAGCTTGGAAGGACTCTTTCTCTCCGCCTCCAGTAACACTGAGACGGTTCATATCTTTAAGCTGGAAACCCAGAAAGAAAAGTAAGTCTGTTTTGAGGTAAATACAATTAGCTAATTATTTTCTTCTGTATCTTGTCTTCGGTGAGACCTCATAAAATGTTTCTAGAATGCACCTTAAGGAATTGCCTCACATATGGCTGGCAGTATATGATTATGATTGGCAGTCATGGACCTCTGTCAGTAATTGTCAGTCTGTCTCAATGCAACCAAAAACCCAAGATGTACTGtaagtggggcggcctgtagcatagtggttaaggtaaatgactgggacacacaaggtcggtggttctgttcccggtgtagccacaataagatctgcacagccattaggcccttgagcaGTAGTGAGTTTCTGAAAGGGACAGTGATAAATTCCTGATACATGAATTGATTAGTTATTTTGTTTGCATAGGTCAGGGATTTGAAAATTTTGAATGAGGTTATAAATAGTTTTTGgtaataaattaaacaaaatgaagCAAAAATCTGAATTGTTTAGTCCACGGAGGATCTTGAAAAGTTAATCTTGTATGGTGTTGTCTTCACAGGCCCCAGGAAGAACCCAGTACATGGACTGGGTACTTTGGAAAGGTGCTAATGGCATCTACAAGTTACTTACCAGCCCAAGTCACAGAGATGTTCACCCAGGGCAGGGCCTTTGCCACAGTCAGACTGCCATTTTCAGGACACAAGAATGTCTGCTCACTTGCCATGTAAGAAATTATTggattcatttttatattttatatttttattttccagttgAGTAGGATTTATGTGGccatacaatttttatttaaaggcAGCCATCTTGAGTTATCACATGCAGGTAGTGAACAAAAAAGAACACCTGGGTAACAGAGATGGTAAGTGCAGTAGTGCCTTCTAAGATTTGTTTTTTGTCAGGGACCATGTTTAAGATACATGTTACCATTATTATTCACACCCTTGCTAATAGATAGATAACACACATACTGACCTATATTTTAATTCTAATTTACAAATGTGtagtaaattatttaaatttgaaCAATGATTGAATAGAATcaaccaaaataacatttttcccGAAAAGATAAGTGTTGGAAATATTCACAACTCTGTTTTAATTCTGGTTTCTCTAGTAATAGATTAGCACATTATCATGATTACATAAGGAGTACTTAACACAGTGTGTTAATACACTGGAGTAATAGCTGCTGAAAATGGGAATTGCAGTCATACagcggcttcagaaagtattcagaccccttcacttttgcTAATTTTAtagtgttgtagatttaattttaaattgataaaattgcaaCCTACACTcaataaagtgaaaacatgtttatagACCAATCTGAATCAACTGAAATCTCTTGTATAcataaagtattcagacccttaatttgTTGAAGCCCCGGCAATttcagctttgagtcttcttgggcaagtctctacaagctttgcacacctggacgcagtttatcccattgtccttggcagatcctctcatgcagattggatgggaagtgtctgtgaactgccaccTTCAGGTCTGTCCACTGATGTTCTATGGGGTCTGGgatttggctgggccactcaaggacagtcagagacttgtcccgaagccgctccagcgttgtcttggctgtacaCTTTGGGTCATTatcatgctgaaaggtgaatAGTCACCACAGTCTGAGGTCACATGCACTCTTTTCAAGGAACTTCATTCACCCTTCCCTCAATTTTGGCCAGTCTACCGccccctgccactgagaagcacccccatagcatagtgcttccaccaccatgcttcaccataaggatggtattagccaggtgatgagcccAAAGAATaaaatttttgtctcatcaagCCATAGGATCTTTATCCTCATGGTGTCCTAAAtgccgtttggcaaactccaagcaggctatcatatgccttttactgaaGATTAGCTTCAGTCTAGCCACTCTTACCATAAAgccctgattgatggagtgctgctgagatggttgtccttaCGACAGGTTCTCCCAGCTCTGTCAGAGTGACCGTTCTTggccaaggcccttcttgccctgTTACTTAGTTTGGCTGGACGACAAACTCTAGGaagaggccactgtgctcctgggagcactcaaagctttagaaatggtttcattcctttgccctgatctatgcctcaccacaaCTGCATcacagaggtctacagagagatccttggacttcatggcttagtttttgtcctgacatgctgtgtgaattgtgggacatTGTATACACAGGTGTttgctttctaaactatgtccaatcaattcaatttgccacaggtggactcaaatcaagttctagacacatttcaaggataattaaaacaaacaagatgcacctgaccacaatttggaaatACAGTCAAATACAGTCTGATTACTTgcgtaaatgagagatttcagttattgattttgaataaattatttaagtTATTGAAAGATTGAATACGTTATTTCAAACAGTAATAGTAATTGTAACATTATCAATGCCTTATCAATTCCTTTTTCAGAATACAGAAGATCCCTCGCCTTCTCGTGGCAGCAGCTGATGGGTATCTGTACATGTATAACCTGGACCCACAGGAGGGGGGCGAGTGTCGACTAATGAGGCAGCACAAGTAAGTGCTCTGACACTAGCTTATTGTGCATTATACAGAATATAAGCAATTTAGGTATATTTTCTTAGCTGAAACAAAAATTCAGTTTAACATTGTCTATATGATGGCTGCCTTCAGGCGTTCCATTATGAACTACCTTCAAGAGATTAGACTGAAAATGGCAGCTTGACTGAGGCAGGCCGTGTCAAGGTCTATGGATCATGGCTTTTTACAGGAAAGTGTAACTGTTTATTTGCTACAGGGCCAGTCAACAGTTGAGTGAGTCCagtttaatgaataaaaaaggcTTTATACTTTCACATAAAATTAATGTTCTGGTTCACCGTAAACCAGTGGTCTGAAACTTGTTGCTGTGGAGAGccgtgtgtactgtatgcaggttttcactccaaccaatTAACGCTGCCTTAATTGATCCAATTACTTGTTCAtccatatgcatttaactgcattaatgcTCAGTTAgagcaacagttgttatttagacaaACAACTCAATTAAGACATTTTACTTCATATACATTGTGTGCTTACAaccctaattcagcaaatagttgaactaattatataatcaggatctgaggctggaataaaaaccagcataagCATGGCCCTCCATGACACAGAGCTTGAGACCAGTGCTTTAATGATGATAGTCTAACACctaaatgtcaaataaacacaaattcacCCGTGTTTTTTGCAGTATGCGGTTGTTGCATTGAGTTCCTCTTTTCTAGtactaaaatattaaaatggaaggaacaaaatattaaaaaggtTTGAACAAAGGGAGCGAAGATGAAGTGTGACAGGGTTTGTTACACAGATGACAAAATGGAGGGGAATAACTGTCCATCATCTGCATAGATGAGTAGGGTAAGCAAGGGGGAACCAGGTGTAGGGAGGATTTCAGTGTTGTCTTTCCCTGCTTTATATTTTATGATGTTTTCTTCCCTgctctgtcagattggatggcAGTGTGGAGCCGCCAGATGAGATCGTGGAGCCGACAAACCATGACCGCCCCCTAGTGGTGACTCAGAACTACAGCGCTGGTGTGGCCAGAGGTAGCTGGGAGCCTGTTCCACTCTTATTGAACACTGTATTTCCActcttttatgtatttttgcacCATGTGCTGTTTAGGGGCCTGACGCATGTGGACAGAAATGTTctgaaaaaatgtgtgttttcagaATTAAAGATATTATTGTGTATTCACTGTTAAAAAATTACAAGATGAAGATCAGCTCTATGAATAAGGGatgtaaacatttaaactgagtaATTGCTGCCCCCCACTGGCCAATGAGGCGTCACAGAGGCAGCACTCTTCAGAGCTGTACCAAGATGAGGCTGAAATCAGGGCATGTAAACTGAATGTAGTGTGtggtgctttttatttttttctttacacgTAGTCCATATTGTCTTGATTGCTGTATGTGCTACATTTGGTATGTAGCCCTCAAAAGTAAAAACCTTCAAAAGTAGAAAAATGACACTTCACATTTTATGTTGTAAAACCTTTTTAGGTACGAatgttaaaaattatatttttgcacTGAGTAGAGGAGAGAATAAACTGTCTTAGCTGCAGTCCTGTGTTAAGCTGACCTTGAGATATAGCCTTAATTAGCACATGTCAGTTTAAGGCAAGTTGTCTCAATGTCTTTAGGGcaaaagtacagactgtcacctttaatgtgAGGGTAATACTTattgactgcactgtacatgctgGAGTAACAACCCATTTGCGTCACTCGAGAAAAAGTTGCCCTTTCATTTACAGATTTTTCCCACGTTGCCTGCTGCTGCCCATCCTTGCCTTCTTGCCTAAAAGACgactattatttttattttactttagcTGTTTGAATTCCCATTTGAGTCTTGTGATACAAATGGGATCCTGTGGGATCCAAGCCAATGGCTTATGTTGTAAAACCTTTTTAGGTACGAatgttaaaaattatatttttgcccTGAGTAGAGGATAGAATAAACTGTCTTAGCTGCAGTCCTGTGTTAAGCTGACCTTGAGATATAGCCTTAATTAGCACATGTCAGTTTAAGGCAAGTTGTCTCAATGTCTTTAGGGCAATAAATCACAACACTGCAATAAATGTGAAGAGAATTGTCCAGTTTTATTGTTACTACATCTACTAGATTGCTACCTCTTGCCTTTTCATCATTTTGTCCTTTCAACCTTCATCAGAGCTTTGCTGAGGTGGAAGACTGTAGGTAGAACAACATTCCTGTTCAATACAGGAAGAATATGCACATCAGAATTCACATTTGTATTTCTTACAATTTCAAAATCGATTTTCTGCACATTTACATGTACGGTCAATTTTGCATCCaatcatttaaacatttataaaagTAATTTGTTTCCTTGTCTTAAGCTTCCATTGTGAAAAGCATGatgagaaatgtacagtatcacagttagcactgccgcctcacagcaaggaggtcctgggttcgaatcccagtcggccggggcctctctgtgcggagtttgcatgttctccccgtgtttgcgtgggtttcctctgggtactccggtttcctcccacagtccaaagacatgcaggttaggctgattggagagtctaaattgcccataggtatgagtgtgtgagtgaatggtgtgtgtgccctgcgatggactggcgacctgtccaggttgtattcctgcctttcgcccaatgtatgctgggataggctccagcccccctgcgaccctgttcaggttaagcgggttaagataatggatggatggaatttgaATGCATGTTTATAACAATGACTACATTGTATgttgaaatactgtatgttgatttttttccttttaggTAAAGCATATGCTATGGATCAGGAAACTCTGACCAAGACTTGTGTGTGCAGCTTCATAGCCATAGCCATTCAGAAATATGTCACATTCAGAAATAACCAAGCAAAGAAAATGGTTCTCCGATATATTGTGATCATTCTTATTTTCTACTAGTGATAATACATTTGATAAACAGGCTCAACACTAGATAAACAGGCCCAGTGTAATGATTTTTGCTTCTAACTGGTTGTTTGGGTTGATGTCCAGATCTTAAAATGGTGTTAAATGGCGTGCTGTTTTCTGGCCCGCTAGGTTACTCTGAGGACCATGGAGCTGCTGGAGGCCCTGGCATAGAGGATGAGCTGAGCTCTCTGCACCTGGATGAGGAAAATGAGCAACCTCCCATGATCCTGCAGACTGACTGAGGGCTGAACCACCTATTTCTGTGGACAACTGGGTGACATCCTGAAAGATGCTGCTCACTCATAGCAGATCAGAAGAGGGGATGTTTTAACAAGCCCACCTGTAACCTAATCCTGTCAGTGTTTATAAATtatgtgtgcatatttatgtatgtgttatatacactcagtgagcattttattaggtcgacctgtacaccaacttgttaatgaaaatat from Conger conger chromosome 2, fConCon1.1, whole genome shotgun sequence encodes the following:
- the LOC133114868 gene encoding WD repeat domain phosphoinositide-interacting protein 2-like isoform X1, with translation MNLTSQSGEAGCCQVLFANFNQDNTSLAVGTKSGYTFFSLSSVDKLEQIYECTETEDVCIVERLFSSSLVAIVSIKAPRKLKVCHFKKGTEICNYSYSNTILAVKLNRQRLIVCLEESLYIHNIRDMKVLHTIRETPPNPSGLCALSISNDNCYLAYPGSATIGEIQVFDTINLRAANMIPAHDSPLAALAFDASGTKLATASEKGTVIRVFTIPEGQKLFEFRRGVKRCVSICSLAFSLEGLFLSASSNTETVHIFKLETQKEKPQEEPSTWTGYFGKVLMASTSYLPAQVTEMFTQGRAFATVRLPFSGHKNVCSLAIIQKIPRLLVAAADGYLYMYNLDPQEGGECRLMRQHKLDGSVEPPDEIVEPTNHDRPLVVTQNYSAGVARGSWEPVPLLLNTVFPLFYVFLHHVLFRGLTHVDRNVLKKCVFSELKILLCIHC
- the LOC133114868 gene encoding WD repeat domain phosphoinositide-interacting protein 2-like isoform X2; protein product: MNLTSQSGEAGCCQVLFANFNQDNTSLAVGTKSGYTFFSLSSVDKLEQIYECTETEDVCIVERLFSSSLVAIVSIKAPRKLKVCHFKKGTEICNYSYSNTILAVKLNRQRLIVCLEESLYIHNIRDMKVLHTIRETPPNPSGLCALSISNDNCYLAYPGSATIGEIQVFDTINLRAANMIPAHDSPLAALAFDASGTKLATASEKGTVIRVFTIPEGQKLFEFRRGVKRCVSICSLAFSLEGLFLSASSNTETVHIFKLETQKEKPQEEPSTWTGYFGKVLMASTSYLPAQVTEMFTQGRAFATVRLPFSGHKNVCSLAIIQKIPRLLVAAADGYLYMYNLDPQEGGECRLMRQHKLDGSVEPPDEIVEPTNHDRPLVVTQNYSAGVARGYSEDHGAAGGPGIEDELSSLHLDEENEQPPMILQTD